The following are encoded in a window of Amycolatopsis lexingtonensis genomic DNA:
- a CDS encoding glycoside hydrolase family 65 protein, whose product MTDEPRGYECAPWELRWRGMDVDALQRTESAFAVSNGHIGLRGTLEEAEPRGLPGTYLNGFYEQHELPYAEAGYGYPEEGQTVVNVTDGKIIRLLVEDEPLDMRYGAATKHDRVLDFRKGTLSRSTEWSSPTGRRVRVRTERLVSFTQRAIAAIRYEVEPLDEDLQLVVQSDLLANEPIESDTSDPRVAAALESPLVGEFHRASEYNAVLVHQTRRSGLRMAAAMDHKIEVDDGIRARIHSEEDLARLTVAVDVPKGGKLRITKFLAYGWSAQRSVPALRSQVEAALAGARQTGWKGLITEQRQFLDDYWATSDIEIDGDPELQQAVRFALFHLLQAGARGESRAIAGKGLTGPGYDGHAFWDTESFVLPVLTYTIPDAARDALRWRHSTMDKARERAHQLGLRGAAFPWRSINGAECSAYWPAGTAAFHVSADIADAVLRYLNATGDEEFERDYGTELLLETARLWASLGHHDRHGTFRIDGVTGPDEYSAVADNNVYTNLMARRNLLAAADSCERHPDVAAHFGVDTVELDSWRAAAAAMYLPYDAEIGVHPQSEGFLDHDEWDYENTDPAHYPLLLHYPYFDLYRKQVVKQADLVLALHLCGDSFSPEEKARNFAYYEARTVRDSSLSAGTQAVVAAEVGHLQLAYDYLAEAALTDLHDVHNNVRNGLHMASLAGAWQGAVAGFGGLRDHGGTLAFSPRLPEQLGRLTFRLMFRGTRFQVEIDPDQVTYHVLDGEPLEVLHHGERITLTPEPRRFPIPKIDAGDPPKQPPGRAPMRRDSEIVRQYAEPANPISEVYAT is encoded by the coding sequence ATGACCGACGAACCCCGCGGCTACGAGTGCGCCCCGTGGGAGCTGCGCTGGCGCGGCATGGACGTCGACGCCCTGCAGCGCACCGAATCGGCGTTCGCGGTGTCCAACGGCCACATCGGGCTGCGCGGAACCCTCGAAGAGGCCGAACCGCGCGGGCTGCCCGGCACCTACCTCAACGGGTTCTACGAGCAGCACGAACTCCCCTACGCCGAAGCCGGTTACGGCTACCCCGAAGAGGGCCAGACCGTCGTCAACGTGACCGACGGCAAGATCATCCGGCTGCTGGTCGAGGACGAGCCGCTGGACATGCGCTACGGCGCGGCCACCAAGCACGACCGCGTGCTCGACTTCCGCAAGGGCACGCTCAGCCGCAGCACCGAGTGGTCGTCGCCGACCGGGCGGCGGGTCCGCGTGCGCACCGAGCGGCTGGTTTCCTTCACCCAGCGCGCGATCGCCGCGATCCGGTACGAGGTCGAGCCGCTCGACGAGGACCTGCAGCTGGTCGTGCAGTCCGACCTGCTGGCCAACGAGCCGATCGAGTCCGACACCAGCGACCCGCGGGTGGCCGCCGCGCTGGAATCCCCACTGGTGGGCGAATTCCACCGCGCGTCGGAGTACAACGCCGTGCTGGTGCACCAGACCCGCCGGTCCGGGCTGCGGATGGCGGCGGCGATGGACCACAAGATCGAGGTGGACGACGGCATCCGCGCCCGCATCCACTCCGAAGAGGACCTCGCCCGGCTCACGGTCGCGGTCGACGTCCCCAAGGGCGGCAAGCTCCGGATCACCAAGTTCCTCGCCTACGGCTGGTCGGCGCAGCGCTCGGTGCCGGCGTTGCGCTCGCAGGTCGAGGCGGCGCTGGCGGGCGCGCGCCAGACCGGCTGGAAGGGCCTGATCACCGAGCAGCGCCAGTTCCTCGACGACTACTGGGCCACCTCCGACATCGAGATCGACGGCGATCCCGAGCTGCAGCAGGCCGTCCGCTTCGCCCTCTTCCACCTCCTGCAGGCCGGGGCCCGCGGCGAAAGCCGCGCGATCGCGGGCAAGGGACTGACCGGGCCGGGCTACGACGGGCACGCGTTCTGGGACACCGAATCGTTCGTCCTGCCGGTGCTCACCTACACCATCCCGGACGCGGCGCGCGACGCGCTGCGCTGGCGTCACTCCACAATGGACAAGGCGCGGGAACGCGCGCACCAGCTGGGATTGCGCGGAGCGGCGTTCCCGTGGCGCTCGATCAACGGCGCCGAATGCTCGGCGTACTGGCCGGCCGGCACGGCGGCGTTCCACGTCAGCGCGGACATCGCCGACGCCGTGCTGCGCTACCTCAACGCGACCGGCGACGAGGAGTTCGAGCGCGACTACGGCACCGAGCTGCTGCTGGAAACCGCGCGGCTGTGGGCGTCGCTGGGCCACCACGACCGGCACGGGACGTTCCGCATCGACGGCGTCACCGGCCCGGACGAGTATTCGGCGGTGGCGGACAACAACGTCTACACGAACCTGATGGCGCGCCGGAACCTGCTGGCCGCGGCGGACTCCTGCGAACGGCACCCGGACGTGGCTGCGCACTTCGGCGTCGACACCGTCGAACTGGACTCGTGGCGCGCCGCCGCGGCGGCGATGTACCTGCCCTACGACGCGGAAATCGGCGTGCACCCGCAGTCGGAGGGGTTCCTCGACCACGACGAGTGGGACTACGAGAACACCGACCCGGCGCACTACCCGCTGCTGCTGCACTACCCGTACTTCGACCTGTACCGCAAGCAGGTCGTGAAGCAGGCGGACCTGGTGCTGGCGCTGCACCTGTGCGGCGACTCGTTCAGCCCCGAGGAGAAGGCGCGCAACTTCGCGTACTACGAAGCGAGGACCGTGCGGGACTCCTCGCTGTCGGCGGGGACGCAGGCCGTCGTCGCGGCCGAGGTCGGGCACCTGCAGCTGGCCTACGACTACCTCGCCGAAGCCGCGCTGACCGACCTGCACGACGTGCACAACAACGTGCGCAACGGCCTGCACATGGCGTCGCTGGCCGGGGCGTGGCAGGGCGCGGTGGCCGGGTTCGGCGGGCTGCGCGACCACGGCGGGACGCTGGCGTTCTCCCCGCGGCTGCCGGAGCAGCTGGGCCGGCTCACCTTCCGGCTGATGTTCCGCGGCACGCGGTTCCAGGTCGAGATCGACCCCGACCAGGTCACCTACCACGTGCTCGACGGCGAGCCGCTGGAAGTGCTGCACCACGGCGAGCGCATCACGCTCACCCCGGAGCCGCGGCGGTTCCCGATCCCGAAGATCGACGCGGGCGACCCGCCGAAGCAGCCGCCGGGCCGCGCCCCGATGCGGCGCGACTCGGAAATCGTGCGGCAGTACGCGGAACCGGCCAACCCGATCAGCGAGGTCTACGCCACCTGA
- a CDS encoding pyridoxamine 5'-phosphate oxidase family protein, whose translation MVVESSRVPDGLAEAFVRVAHRIVWCTLVTVDRRGRPRSRVVHPIWERTPDGLRGRLFTRPTPLKLAHLAASPYVSCSYWDPRHEVAIAECRAEFADDEESRKDLWDLFASTPEPLGFDPKILGGEDHLDPKITVLRLTPWRLSAAGEAWRAA comes from the coding sequence ATGGTTGTGGAATCTAGCAGAGTGCCGGACGGGTTGGCCGAAGCGTTCGTGCGCGTGGCGCACCGGATCGTCTGGTGCACGCTGGTGACGGTCGACCGGCGGGGCAGGCCGCGCTCCCGGGTCGTCCACCCGATCTGGGAGCGGACGCCGGATGGCTTGCGGGGCCGCCTCTTCACCCGCCCGACGCCGCTGAAGCTCGCGCACCTGGCGGCGTCGCCGTACGTGTCGTGCTCGTACTGGGACCCGCGGCACGAAGTCGCGATCGCGGAGTGCCGGGCGGAGTTCGCCGACGACGAGGAGAGCCGAAAGGACCTATGGGACCTCTTCGCCTCGACGCCGGAACCGCTCGGCTTCGACCCGAAGATCCTGGGCGGCGAGGACCACCTCGACCCGAAGATCACGGTGCTGCGCCTGACACCCTGGCGCCTCTCGGCCGCCGGCGAGGCCTGGCGGGCGGCTTAA
- a CDS encoding ROK family protein has product MRKINQRAVLDLLRRSGPATRPQVAKDTGLSKPTVSQALLALEAAGLARPTGQTSTGTGRSAVLYEADPTAGYVLGVDIGREHIRVAVSDLGRVLVARRDERNTARSGAALVTAVGKIAADAVAEAGLTPSDIVVRVVGSPGVADPEKRCFRHAPNLPGWGRAGLIDDLEAALGPDLMVENDANLTAVGEWESGAARGASVFGCITIGTGVGMGMMVDGRVFRGATGAAGEIGYLPYGRTRAAEEPTSPPARGHLEEATAAQSVVRGARELGLGTAKSAREVFRLAREGDELARRAVETEADRLAYTVASVAAVIDPELIVLGGGMGTAADLLLEPIDRALRAFTPLVPKVVQGELGEDAVLTGAISVGLRAAEGLVFDHRVGA; this is encoded by the coding sequence ATGCGCAAGATCAACCAGCGGGCGGTGCTGGACCTGCTGCGCCGAAGCGGACCGGCGACGCGGCCGCAGGTCGCGAAGGACACCGGGCTGTCGAAGCCGACGGTCAGCCAGGCGCTGCTGGCGCTCGAGGCCGCGGGACTGGCGCGCCCGACGGGGCAGACGTCCACCGGCACCGGCCGGTCGGCGGTGCTGTACGAGGCCGACCCCACGGCGGGGTACGTGCTGGGCGTCGACATCGGCCGCGAGCACATCCGGGTCGCGGTGTCCGACCTCGGGCGCGTGCTGGTGGCCCGCCGCGACGAGCGCAACACGGCGCGCTCCGGGGCGGCGCTGGTGACCGCGGTCGGGAAGATCGCCGCCGACGCCGTCGCCGAAGCGGGCCTGACGCCGTCCGACATCGTTGTCCGCGTGGTCGGCTCCCCCGGCGTCGCCGATCCGGAAAAGCGCTGCTTCCGGCACGCGCCGAACCTGCCGGGCTGGGGCCGGGCCGGGCTGATCGACGACCTCGAAGCCGCGCTGGGACCGGACCTGATGGTCGAGAACGACGCGAACCTGACCGCGGTCGGCGAGTGGGAAAGCGGGGCCGCGCGCGGTGCGTCGGTGTTCGGCTGCATCACGATCGGCACCGGCGTCGGCATGGGCATGATGGTCGACGGCCGGGTGTTCCGCGGCGCGACCGGCGCGGCGGGCGAGATCGGCTACCTGCCCTACGGCCGCACGCGCGCGGCGGAGGAGCCCACGAGCCCGCCCGCGCGCGGCCACCTCGAAGAGGCGACGGCGGCGCAGTCGGTGGTCCGCGGGGCCCGCGAACTCGGCCTCGGCACGGCGAAATCGGCCCGCGAAGTCTTCCGCCTGGCCCGCGAAGGCGACGAACTCGCCCGGCGCGCGGTGGAAACGGAAGCCGACCGCCTCGCCTACACGGTCGCCTCGGTGGCGGCGGTGATCGACCCGGAGCTGATCGTCCTGGGCGGCGGCATGGGCACGGCGGCCGACCTGCTGCTGGAGCCGATCGACCGCGCCCTGCGCGCGTTCACGCCGCTGGTGCCGAAGGTGGTCCAGGGCGAGCTGGGCGAGGACGCGGTCCTGACCGGCGCGATCAGCGTGGGACTGCGGGCGGCGGAAGGCCTGGTCTTCGACCACCGCGTCGGCGCTTAA
- a CDS encoding HAD family hydrolase gives MTGLPEAITACLFDLDGVLTGTAILHREAWKRTFDEFLRARDGAGFAEFTDHDYAAFVDGRPRADGVREFLRSREIELPEGTPDDPPDAPTVNGVGNRKNELVLKIIDERGVSPYPGSIRYLEAVKAAGLRIAVVTSSANGAKVLDAGDLSKYIEARIDGVVIRDRHLKGKPAPDSFLAGAAALGVEPAHAAVFEDAQSGVQAGKAGGFGYVVGVNRADQAAALKAHGADIVVDDLADLLEDR, from the coding sequence ATGACGGGATTGCCGGAAGCCATCACCGCCTGCCTGTTCGACCTCGACGGAGTGCTGACCGGGACGGCGATTCTCCACCGCGAAGCGTGGAAACGGACATTCGACGAATTCCTCCGCGCCCGCGACGGTGCCGGGTTCGCCGAGTTCACCGACCACGACTACGCGGCCTTTGTGGACGGCCGCCCCCGCGCCGACGGCGTGCGGGAGTTCCTGCGGTCACGGGAAATCGAGCTGCCCGAGGGCACGCCGGACGACCCGCCGGACGCCCCCACGGTCAATGGCGTCGGCAACCGCAAGAACGAACTGGTGCTGAAGATCATCGACGAGCGCGGCGTCAGCCCCTACCCCGGCTCGATCCGCTACCTCGAAGCGGTCAAGGCCGCCGGGCTGCGGATCGCCGTCGTGACGTCCTCGGCGAACGGCGCCAAGGTCCTCGACGCCGGCGACCTGAGCAAGTACATCGAGGCCCGCATCGACGGCGTCGTCATCCGCGACCGGCACCTCAAGGGCAAGCCCGCCCCCGACTCGTTCCTGGCCGGCGCCGCGGCGCTCGGCGTCGAGCCGGCGCACGCGGCCGTCTTCGAGGACGCCCAATCCGGTGTCCAGGCCGGGAAAGCCGGCGGTTTCGGGTACGTCGTGGGCGTGAACCGGGCCGACCAGGCCGCCGCGCTGAAGGCCCACGGGGCCGACATCGTCGTCGACGACCTCGCCGACCTGCTGGAGGACCGATGA
- a CDS encoding PaaI family thioesterase, whose translation MTDVAAEAGTRSKTITWQDPLPTARLGAAMSGLEYLTAIKDGRIPGPPIAAHFGLRWERIEHGEVEAVAEPDESLYNPIGMVHGGVAATMLDSVVGCAVHTTLPAGVGYASVELKVSYLRAIHAGRGEIRAVGRVVKEGARIAFAEGEIRDAEGRLLATASGTCVITR comes from the coding sequence ATGACCGACGTGGCCGCCGAAGCGGGAACCCGCTCGAAGACGATCACCTGGCAGGACCCGCTGCCCACGGCCCGGCTCGGCGCGGCCATGTCCGGCCTGGAGTACCTGACGGCCATCAAGGACGGCCGCATCCCGGGCCCGCCGATCGCCGCCCACTTCGGGCTCCGCTGGGAGCGCATCGAGCACGGCGAGGTCGAAGCAGTCGCCGAACCGGACGAGTCGCTGTACAACCCGATCGGCATGGTCCACGGCGGCGTGGCGGCCACGATGCTCGACTCGGTCGTCGGCTGCGCGGTCCACACGACGCTCCCGGCCGGCGTCGGCTATGCGTCGGTGGAGCTGAAGGTGAGCTACCTGCGCGCGATCCACGCGGGTCGCGGCGAGATCCGGGCGGTCGGCCGCGTGGTGAAGGAGGGTGCGCGGATCGCGTTCGCCGAAGGGGAGATCCGCGACGCCGAGGGCAGGTTGCTGGCGACGGCGTCGGGGACGTGCGTGATCACCCGCTGA
- a CDS encoding ArsR/SmtB family transcription factor: MSTERKLIDPERVSAAVDGLGDRAVIDEWARRFSVVADPSRLALLVSIHYAREISVTDLAAATGMTDTAVSQALRLLRAHGLVTPQRTGRVVRYRLADATVHELIHHVRPHPEHPANDDEDR; this comes from the coding sequence GTGAGCACCGAGCGCAAGCTGATCGACCCGGAACGCGTCTCGGCGGCGGTCGACGGGCTCGGCGACCGCGCCGTCATCGACGAATGGGCCCGGCGCTTCTCCGTGGTCGCCGACCCGTCCCGGCTGGCCCTGCTGGTCTCCATCCACTACGCCCGCGAGATCAGCGTCACCGATCTCGCCGCGGCCACCGGCATGACCGACACCGCCGTGTCGCAGGCCCTGCGGCTGCTGCGGGCCCACGGCCTGGTCACCCCGCAGCGCACCGGCCGCGTCGTGCGCTACCGGCTCGCCGACGCGACCGTGCACGAACTCATCCACCACGTCCGCCCGCACCCCGAACATCCCGCGAACGACGACGAGGACCGGTAG
- a CDS encoding MarR family winged helix-turn-helix transcriptional regulator: MVVHPSSLDLSLTALFAGWAMTDEVQRRLAGRGFDELRFNDGVVIQHVLAAPLSITALAERMGVTQQAASKAVADLERRNLLRREPSPDDARTKLLHLTEHAVAAVEATRVLRQELQEELVAEYGAGRVEDARALLASVIGRFGGEDAIRGRRVRPPR; the protein is encoded by the coding sequence ATGGTTGTGCATCCTAGCAGCCTCGACCTGTCCCTGACCGCACTCTTCGCGGGCTGGGCCATGACCGACGAGGTCCAGCGGCGCCTCGCCGGGCGGGGCTTCGACGAACTGCGCTTCAACGACGGCGTCGTGATCCAGCACGTCCTGGCCGCCCCGCTGTCGATCACCGCGCTGGCCGAGCGGATGGGCGTGACGCAGCAGGCGGCGTCGAAGGCCGTCGCGGACCTCGAACGCCGGAACCTGCTGCGGCGCGAACCATCACCGGACGACGCACGGACGAAGCTGCTGCACCTGACCGAACACGCGGTCGCTGCCGTCGAGGCGACCCGGGTGCTACGACAGGAGCTTCAGGAGGAATTGGTCGCGGAGTACGGCGCCGGGCGCGTCGAGGACGCCCGGGCGTTGCTGGCGTCGGTGATCGGGCGGTTCGGTGGCGAGGACGCGATCCGCGGCCGCCGCGTCCGGCCGCCCCGCTGA